The following coding sequences lie in one Amycolatopsis cihanbeyliensis genomic window:
- a CDS encoding pilin, with protein sequence MALIVELAILALLASASTAHADTTVVALAGSVTDVLNNVRNWIMGILAGLATVFLSIGGVRYVMGGGDPGEVEKAKTAFKSAGWGYGLAALAPLVVEILKGIVGA encoded by the coding sequence ATGGCGCTGATCGTCGAACTGGCGATCCTCGCGCTACTGGCGTCAGCCTCCACGGCTCACGCCGACACGACGGTCGTCGCCCTCGCCGGCTCGGTCACCGACGTCCTGAACAACGTCCGCAACTGGATCATGGGTATCCTCGCGGGCCTCGCGACCGTGTTCCTGTCCATCGGTGGCGTCCGGTACGTGATGGGCGGCGGCGACCCCGGCGAAGTCGAAAAGGCGAAGACCGCGTTCAAGTCCGCTGGGTGGGGCTATGGGCTGGCGGCGCTGGCGCCGCTGGTCGTGGAGATCCTCAAAGGGATCGTGGGGGCCTGA